One window of the Candidatus Abyssobacteria bacterium SURF_5 genome contains the following:
- a CDS encoding glycosyltransferase — MRGQQLDIVFIGLTITSSWGNGHATTYRSLIKALSQRGHRILFLERDMPWYASNRDLPVPPHGRTELYSGIEELKERFAEEVRLADIVVVGSFVPDGVEVGRWVTETVKKVSAFYDIDTPLTMAKLQNADFEYLAPDLIPQYDLYFSFTGGPILARLERDYGSPMARALYCAVDPDAYYPCCGHCSYDLGYMGTYSSDRQPVLSRLMLQPAIRWRKGRFIVAGPQYPTGVRWPKNVERVEHLPPDRHCSFYNAQRFTLNVTRADMVKAGYSPSVRLFEAAACATPIISDYWEGLESFFIPGVEILLSQKPEDTLNFLKKLPDEERRLVGERARMRVLTQHTAMHRAEEFEQCAREALQWKATKRGKRHAVSGKADRRP, encoded by the coding sequence ATGCGAGGACAGCAACTGGATATCGTCTTTATCGGTCTTACCATAACTTCCTCCTGGGGCAACGGCCATGCGACGACCTACCGCAGTTTGATCAAGGCGTTATCCCAGCGTGGACACAGGATCCTTTTTCTCGAGCGGGATATGCCGTGGTATGCCTCCAACCGCGATCTGCCGGTCCCTCCGCATGGCCGGACGGAACTGTATAGCGGAATCGAGGAACTCAAGGAGCGCTTTGCCGAGGAGGTGCGCCTGGCGGATATCGTCGTTGTCGGTTCGTTTGTCCCTGACGGAGTCGAAGTGGGAAGGTGGGTAACGGAAACGGTGAAAAAAGTATCGGCCTTTTATGATATTGACACGCCGCTGACCATGGCCAAGCTGCAGAATGCGGATTTTGAATATCTAGCTCCGGACCTCATACCGCAATACGACCTGTATTTCTCGTTCACCGGAGGGCCGATCCTTGCGAGGCTTGAACGCGACTATGGCTCGCCGATGGCGCGGGCGCTGTACTGCGCCGTCGACCCGGATGCCTATTACCCCTGCTGCGGTCACTGCTCCTACGATCTCGGTTACATGGGGACGTATAGCTCCGACCGCCAGCCGGTTCTCAGCCGTTTGATGCTGCAGCCGGCGATCCGGTGGCGCAAAGGCCGTTTCATTGTGGCCGGCCCGCAGTATCCGACCGGGGTCCGGTGGCCGAAAAACGTGGAGCGCGTCGAGCACCTCCCGCCTGATCGGCATTGCTCCTTCTACAACGCGCAGCGGTTCACCTTGAACGTGACGCGCGCCGACATGGTCAAGGCCGGCTACTCGCCCAGCGTGCGCCTGTTCGAGGCCGCCGCATGCGCGACACCGATCATCAGCGATTATTGGGAGGGCCTCGAGAGCTTCTTCATTCCGGGCGTTGAAATCCTTCTCAGTCAGAAGCCGGAAGACACTCTTAATTTCCTCAAGAAACTGCCCGACGAGGAGCGCCGCCTCGTGGGCGAGCGGGCGCGCATGAGGGTGTTGACGCAGCACACCGCGATGCATCGTGCGGAGGAATTCGAGCAGTGCGCGCGCGAAGCGCTCCAATGGAAGGCGACAAAAAGGGGCAAGCGGCACGCCGTATCGGGAAAGGCTGATCGAAGGCCCTGA
- a CDS encoding 4-hydroxybenzoate octaprenyltransferase, protein MNSFFRKVRIILEMIKFSHTVFALPFAIMSAFLAAGGMPDSSQLFWILMCMVGARSAAMSFNRIADARYDALNPRTAQRPIPAGKLTIAETASFLVVMAGLFVFSAYQLNRLAFALSPVALAVILGYSYTKRFTSSSHFLLGLSLAIAPVGAWIAISESISLIPLLLGLAVLLWTAGFDIIYACQDVEFDERVGLYSLPRRIGLAPALFVSALLHAAMVGILLVVSAIAHLGVAFFAGILLVAALLVYEHLIVRPNDLSRVNTAFFNVNGTVSVILMSLTILDIYLS, encoded by the coding sequence GTGAACTCGTTTTTTAGAAAAGTAAGAATAATCCTCGAAATGATAAAGTTTTCGCATACCGTATTCGCGCTTCCATTCGCGATCATGAGCGCGTTCCTCGCGGCCGGCGGCATGCCCGACAGCAGCCAGCTTTTCTGGATTCTGATGTGCATGGTGGGCGCACGCAGCGCCGCAATGTCGTTTAATCGGATCGCCGACGCGCGCTATGACGCGCTTAACCCCCGCACCGCGCAACGCCCGATTCCCGCCGGCAAACTGACCATTGCGGAAACCGCGTCCTTTTTGGTCGTCATGGCCGGCCTGTTCGTTTTCTCGGCATACCAGCTTAACCGGCTCGCATTTGCTCTGTCGCCGGTCGCGCTGGCGGTAATTCTCGGATATTCCTACACGAAACGATTCACCAGTTCATCTCATTTTCTGCTCGGGCTGTCGCTCGCGATCGCGCCCGTCGGCGCGTGGATCGCCATTTCCGAATCCATTTCGTTAATTCCTCTGCTGCTTGGTCTCGCAGTCTTACTGTGGACCGCCGGCTTTGACATCATCTACGCCTGTCAGGATGTGGAGTTCGATGAGCGGGTGGGCCTGTATTCACTGCCCCGCCGCATCGGGCTGGCGCCTGCCCTGTTTGTTTCCGCGCTCTTGCACGCCGCGATGGTGGGCATATTGCTGGTCGTTTCGGCGATTGCTCATCTCGGAGTAGCCTTTTTCGCCGGTATTCTGCTCGTCGCCGCTTTGCTCGTCTACGAGCACCTCATTGTTCGGCCGAATGACCTCTCGCGGGTCAATACCGCCTTCTTTAATGTCAACGGGACGGTAAGCGTCATCCTCATGTCGCTCACGATCCTGGACATCTACCTGAGCTAA
- a CDS encoding NAD-dependent epimerase/dehydratase family protein yields the protein MKTPKKLHTSAAPVVGIVEWLRPGEYEHVEAVVADLKKLDVKELRMAVSWADWHAEGGMKWYDWLMPRLAKEVNLLPCLNYTPPSLGIVPKVSSPPRDPKAYADFLDVIITRYGNCFDYVELWNEPNNLIEWDYYLDPGWKIFCEMVGAAAYWAKQRGKKTVLGGMSSADYQWLDVICRAGVTRYIDVVGVHGFPKTWESAWAGWTQSIQQIQEVLDRHGIGAEIWITEAGYSTWRHDGFRQLKEFVKFLDAPVPRAYWYAGYDLHPECAHQEGFHQDERHYHFGLKQCQGTEKLLYRIWSAEGIEGVRAFDRMYSSNGEGRKADLVLPRMRLPRDGGNNSKSDVLITGGAGFIGTNLAHRLLSQGRTVLLLDNLSRSGVEKNVKWLRELHGHSVRLQIADIRDPFVVKDAVRSVEGIFHFAAQVAVTSALIDPATDFEVNARGTLNLLEALRTLRNPPPLLFTSTNKVYGEMKSVRLCEAPTRYRPAESIIHSHGFDESFPLDFYSPYGCSKGTADQYVIDYARTFNLPAVVFRMSCIYGTRQFGTEDQGWVAHFLIRSLQGEPIILYGDGKQVRDILFVEDLIDALLLAHKHIDIVCGRAFNIGGGTNNTTSLREILDLIAELRGERPEIKFGPWRKGDQRYYVSDTRAFNAATGWTPKTSVREGVEILHRWLLENESLFRVESPAREIAS from the coding sequence ATGAAAACGCCCAAAAAATTGCATACTTCCGCCGCTCCTGTCGTCGGTATTGTCGAATGGCTGCGACCGGGCGAATATGAGCACGTTGAGGCAGTGGTCGCCGACCTGAAGAAGCTGGACGTGAAAGAATTGCGGATGGCCGTCTCCTGGGCCGACTGGCACGCTGAAGGCGGCATGAAATGGTACGACTGGCTCATGCCGCGTCTGGCAAAAGAGGTCAATCTTCTTCCGTGCCTGAATTATACGCCGCCTTCTCTGGGCATTGTTCCCAAAGTTTCCTCGCCGCCTCGCGACCCGAAGGCGTACGCCGATTTTCTCGATGTCATTATCACCCGCTACGGGAACTGTTTCGACTATGTGGAATTATGGAATGAACCAAATAACCTGATTGAATGGGATTATTACCTGGACCCGGGCTGGAAAATCTTTTGCGAGATGGTTGGCGCCGCCGCCTACTGGGCGAAGCAGAGAGGCAAAAAGACGGTTCTTGGAGGGATGTCGTCGGCGGATTATCAGTGGCTCGATGTCATATGCCGAGCCGGTGTCACCAGATATATAGATGTCGTCGGCGTCCACGGCTTTCCGAAAACGTGGGAGTCGGCCTGGGCCGGCTGGACCCAATCGATTCAACAGATTCAAGAGGTGCTCGACCGCCACGGGATAGGCGCGGAAATATGGATAACCGAGGCAGGCTACTCGACGTGGCGCCACGACGGTTTCCGCCAGCTTAAGGAATTCGTGAAATTTCTTGACGCGCCCGTCCCGCGCGCCTACTGGTATGCGGGTTATGATCTTCACCCGGAATGCGCGCACCAGGAAGGTTTTCATCAGGATGAGCGGCATTATCATTTCGGACTGAAACAATGTCAAGGTACAGAGAAACTGTTGTACCGCATCTGGTCGGCCGAGGGCATCGAAGGAGTCAGGGCATTCGACCGAATGTATAGTTCGAATGGAGAGGGCCGAAAGGCTGACCTCGTTCTCCCTCGAATGAGGCTCCCGCGCGACGGCGGCAACAATTCGAAGTCCGACGTTCTCATCACCGGTGGAGCGGGCTTTATCGGGACCAATCTCGCCCATAGGCTCCTTTCGCAAGGGCGCACGGTTCTGCTCCTGGACAATCTCTCGCGGTCGGGCGTCGAAAAAAACGTGAAATGGCTGCGGGAACTGCATGGCCATTCCGTCAGACTCCAGATTGCGGACATTCGCGATCCTTTTGTCGTCAAGGATGCGGTTCGAAGCGTCGAGGGCATATTTCATTTTGCCGCGCAGGTGGCTGTAACCTCGGCGCTGATCGATCCCGCGACCGATTTCGAGGTGAACGCCCGCGGCACCCTGAATCTTCTTGAAGCTCTCAGGACGCTGAGAAACCCGCCGCCGCTCCTGTTCACCTCAACAAATAAAGTGTACGGAGAGATGAAGAGCGTGAGACTCTGCGAGGCGCCCACGAGATATCGACCTGCGGAATCCATCATACACTCTCACGGATTTGATGAATCCTTTCCGCTCGATTTCTACAGCCCCTACGGTTGCTCGAAAGGGACGGCCGATCAATACGTGATCGATTACGCCCGCACATTCAATCTGCCCGCGGTCGTTTTTCGCATGAGCTGCATCTATGGCACGCGTCAATTCGGAACCGAAGATCAGGGATGGGTTGCCCATTTCCTGATCCGCTCGCTGCAGGGAGAACCGATAATTCTTTATGGCGACGGCAAACAGGTGCGCGACATTTTGTTCGTCGAGGACCTGATTGACGCTCTGCTGCTGGCGCACAAGCACATCGACATCGTCTGCGGAAGAGCCTTCAATATCGGCGGCGGCACGAACAACACAACCAGCCTCCGGGAAATACTCGATCTCATTGCCGAATTGCGGGGGGAGCGGCCGGAAATCAAATTCGGCCCCTGGCGCAAAGGGGATCAGCGCTATTATGTTTCGGACACGAGAGCCTTCAACGCCGCCACCGGTTGGACTCCGAAAACAAGTGTCCGGGAAGGAGTCGAAATTCTTCATCGCTGGCTGCTCGAGAATGAAAGTCTTTTCCGTGTCGAATCGCCCGCAAGAGAAATCGCCTCATGA
- a CDS encoding glycosyltransferase — protein MTADTVGGVWQYSLELAEALGAHGVEVVLATMGAPLSSRQRTVIRRVPNLVISESSYKLEWMEEPWADVEMAGRWLLGLESIVQPDIIHLNSYVHAALPWQAPKLIVAHSCVYSWFAAVQGHEPPPSWERYRKSVSEGLRRADAVTAPTASMLAVLENFYGSFQSAGRIFNGRNAEAHSPAEKESFVLTAGRLWDEAKNIAALERVAQHIQWPVFAAGPAAHPDGGTASFVKLKLLGNLDGRELARWMGRAAIYALPARYEPFGLSVLEAALAGCALVLGDIPSLRELWDEAALFVPPDDDATLQEALDCLTSNTPFRNKFARRARARALQFSPEHMAREYLSLYRRMASEKGKQGPLMRDHSARSTPDPTGRLRILRLQ, from the coding sequence ATGACGGCGGATACGGTCGGCGGCGTGTGGCAGTACTCACTCGAGTTGGCGGAGGCGCTCGGCGCCCATGGCGTCGAGGTGGTGCTCGCCACGATGGGGGCGCCGCTTTCCTCCCGGCAGCGGACGGTGATCCGGCGCGTGCCGAATCTGGTCATCTCCGAGAGCAGCTATAAACTCGAGTGGATGGAGGAGCCATGGGCGGACGTCGAGATGGCGGGAAGATGGCTTCTTGGCCTCGAATCGATCGTGCAGCCGGATATCATTCATTTGAATTCATATGTTCATGCCGCGCTTCCGTGGCAGGCGCCGAAGCTGATTGTCGCACATTCCTGCGTGTACTCCTGGTTTGCGGCCGTGCAGGGTCACGAGCCGCCCCCCTCCTGGGAACGCTACCGGAAGAGCGTTTCGGAAGGACTGCGTCGTGCCGATGCGGTTACCGCTCCGACCGCCTCGATGCTTGCGGTCCTGGAGAATTTCTATGGCTCCTTTCAGAGCGCAGGCAGAATTTTTAATGGGAGAAACGCGGAAGCGCACAGTCCCGCAGAAAAGGAATCATTTGTGTTAACCGCCGGCCGCCTGTGGGATGAGGCAAAAAATATCGCGGCTCTCGAGCGAGTGGCGCAGCATATACAGTGGCCTGTTTTCGCCGCCGGCCCGGCCGCGCATCCCGATGGCGGGACGGCGAGTTTTGTGAAGTTGAAACTGCTCGGCAATCTGGATGGGAGGGAACTGGCACGGTGGATGGGGAGGGCGGCCATTTACGCTCTGCCGGCGCGGTATGAGCCGTTTGGCCTTTCCGTGCTCGAGGCCGCGCTTGCAGGCTGTGCGCTGGTTCTGGGAGATATTCCCAGCCTTCGCGAGCTGTGGGACGAGGCTGCCTTGTTTGTCCCACCAGATGATGATGCGACATTGCAGGAGGCGCTTGATTGCCTTACGTCCAATACCCCTTTCCGAAACAAGTTCGCGCGAAGAGCGCGAGCACGGGCGCTGCAATTCTCGCCGGAGCATATGGCACGGGAATATTTGTCTTTATACCGACGCATGGCAAGCGAAAAAGGAAAACAGGGGCCCCTCATGCGCGATCACTCAGCCAGATCGACTCCTGATCCGACGGGTCGATTGCGGATACTGCGCCTTCAGTAG
- a CDS encoding UbiX family flavin prenyltransferase, with the protein MTTLPSDQTKRFTVAISGASGALYAVRLLQALIEREHKVYLTISKPASLVLQHELKLAVDLSHFSVERLVGRAAPHVSYYHYEDVSAPIASGSFPIDAMVVVPCSMSTLAGVASGLGTNLILRAAEVTLKERRPLVLVPRETPLGIIEIENMLRASRAGACILPAAPAFYHDPRDIDDMVGFVVGKVLNQLGAGDHRFGWGKGA; encoded by the coding sequence ATGACGACCCTGCCATCGGATCAAACGAAGAGGTTTACCGTTGCGATCAGCGGAGCGAGCGGAGCGCTCTACGCCGTGCGCCTGCTGCAGGCGCTGATCGAACGGGAGCACAAAGTTTACCTGACCATCTCCAAGCCCGCCTCACTTGTTCTCCAGCACGAGCTGAAGCTTGCGGTCGACCTGAGCCATTTCTCGGTCGAGCGTCTGGTTGGCCGGGCGGCGCCGCATGTGTCCTATTATCATTATGAAGATGTCAGCGCCCCGATTGCGAGCGGCTCGTTCCCTATCGACGCGATGGTCGTTGTCCCCTGCAGCATGTCGACGCTGGCGGGAGTCGCTTCGGGACTGGGCACAAACCTGATTCTGCGGGCGGCGGAGGTGACGCTGAAGGAGAGGCGCCCGCTCGTTCTCGTGCCGCGGGAGACTCCGCTTGGCATTATCGAGATCGAAAACATGTTGCGAGCGTCGCGGGCGGGCGCGTGCATCCTTCCGGCGGCGCCTGCTTTCTATCACGATCCGCGGGATATCGACGATATGGTCGGCTTTGTTGTCGGCAAGGTGCTGAACCAGCTTGGGGCCGGCGATCATCGGTTCGGTTGGGGAAAAGGCGCGTGA
- a CDS encoding gfo/Idh/MocA family oxidoreductase, which translates to MSKLDNSVRVARKRIGFLGVGWIGRHRLESLAKGEMLEVAAIADPLPEAARKAAECAPHAELCGSLDELLQCGLDAVVIATPSALHAQQSISALQCGLAVFCQKPLGRSFAEAASVIDAARKADRLLAVDLSYRHLRGIQSIRGLIRSGEIGEVFSVNLVFHNAYGPDKPWFYEPEKSGGGCVIDLGIHLVDLALWTLDFPRVRRVSSRLFAKGKPLADRLESVEDYAAAQLTLESGAVVTLACSWHLSAGCDAVIEASFYGTAGTLSLMNVNGSFYDFQAELFRGTSRQVIAKPPDEWGGRAALEWAWQLAENSRFDPAVEQVAAVAAVLDEIYEHSALSIFEGEHVWQGNPGKPPIMT; encoded by the coding sequence ATGAGCAAGCTCGATAACAGCGTGCGCGTTGCCCGCAAACGGATAGGTTTCCTTGGCGTCGGCTGGATCGGCCGCCATCGACTCGAATCGCTGGCGAAGGGCGAAATGCTGGAGGTGGCCGCGATCGCCGACCCGCTACCGGAGGCGGCAAGAAAGGCTGCCGAATGCGCGCCCCACGCCGAGTTGTGCGGCTCACTGGATGAATTGCTTCAGTGCGGGCTTGATGCGGTCGTCATCGCCACGCCGAGCGCTCTGCATGCGCAGCAGTCGATCTCGGCGCTTCAATGCGGCCTGGCTGTCTTCTGCCAGAAACCGCTCGGCCGCTCATTTGCCGAGGCTGCATCGGTCATTGACGCCGCCCGGAAAGCTGATCGGTTGCTGGCGGTCGACCTTTCCTACCGCCATCTGCGAGGAATACAATCGATCCGCGGGCTGATTCGAAGCGGCGAAATTGGCGAAGTATTTTCGGTCAATCTCGTTTTCCACAATGCATACGGGCCGGACAAGCCGTGGTTTTATGAGCCGGAGAAGTCCGGCGGCGGGTGCGTCATCGATCTGGGCATTCATCTCGTCGATCTCGCGCTCTGGACGCTCGACTTCCCGCGAGTCAGACGAGTTTCGAGCAGGCTCTTTGCCAAGGGCAAGCCGCTTGCAGACCGGCTCGAGTCCGTCGAAGATTACGCGGCGGCTCAACTGACGCTCGAGAGCGGCGCGGTGGTCACCCTCGCGTGCTCGTGGCATCTTTCGGCCGGCTGCGACGCAGTGATCGAAGCGTCTTTTTACGGCACGGCGGGAACGTTATCGCTCATGAATGTGAACGGCTCGTTCTATGATTTTCAGGCTGAATTGTTTCGCGGGACTTCCCGACAAGTGATAGCGAAGCCGCCGGACGAATGGGGCGGTCGGGCCGCTCTTGAGTGGGCGTGGCAGCTTGCTGAAAACAGCCGCTTTGATCCCGCTGTTGAACAGGTGGCCGCGGTTGCCGCCGTTCTTGATGAAATTTATGAACATTCGGCGCTATCCATTTTCGAAGGAGAACATGTATGGCAGGGGAATCCAGGAAAACCACCAATCATGACGTGA
- a CDS encoding L-iditol 2-dehydrogenase: MNKHVLQTSIHREEHLERARETGKSAVFAGPERIELIEAPIPTPAEGEVRIKIEGCGVCASDFPVWEGRPWFHYPLQPGAPGHEAWGRIDAVGPRVDHLQPGRRVTFLSERAYAEYDIAPANTVIPLPDALSGIPFPGEPLGCAMNIFHRSNIERGQTVAIVGIGFLGALLTILAARAGVRVIAVARKKHALDLASSLGARQAILMDDHWRVIENVKKLTGENWCERVIEATGQQWPLDLAAELTSVRGRLIIAGYHQDGPRQVNMQLWNWRGLDVINAHERDQSIYMKGIREAVDAAARGELPFQSLCTHTFPLEQLSEAFQLLRSRPDGFVKALVFP, encoded by the coding sequence ATGAACAAACACGTCCTGCAAACAAGCATTCACCGAGAAGAGCACCTTGAACGCGCCCGTGAGACAGGAAAGTCTGCCGTCTTTGCCGGACCCGAACGCATCGAGCTCATCGAAGCGCCGATTCCGACCCCGGCCGAAGGCGAGGTGCGAATAAAAATAGAAGGATGCGGCGTGTGCGCATCCGATTTCCCTGTCTGGGAAGGCCGCCCCTGGTTTCATTATCCTCTTCAACCCGGCGCGCCCGGACATGAGGCGTGGGGCCGAATCGACGCCGTCGGACCGCGAGTAGACCACCTCCAACCCGGCCGGCGAGTGACTTTCCTTTCCGAGCGCGCGTACGCCGAATACGACATTGCTCCCGCAAACACAGTTATTCCGTTGCCGGACGCATTGAGCGGAATCCCATTCCCCGGCGAGCCGCTCGGATGCGCCATGAACATTTTCCATCGCAGCAACATTGAACGCGGACAAACGGTGGCGATCGTCGGTATCGGATTTCTCGGAGCGCTCCTCACGATTCTTGCGGCTCGGGCAGGCGTTCGAGTCATCGCTGTTGCGCGGAAAAAACATGCGCTCGATCTCGCCTCATCTTTGGGCGCGAGACAAGCTATCCTCATGGATGATCATTGGCGAGTCATCGAGAACGTCAAGAAACTGACCGGCGAGAACTGGTGCGAGCGCGTGATCGAGGCGACCGGGCAGCAGTGGCCTCTTGACCTGGCCGCAGAACTGACATCTGTTCGCGGGCGGCTGATCATTGCGGGCTATCATCAGGACGGCCCCCGCCAGGTGAACATGCAGTTGTGGAACTGGCGCGGCCTTGATGTGATAAACGCTCATGAGCGCGATCAGTCAATTTATATGAAGGGGATACGCGAAGCGGTAGATGCCGCGGCCCGGGGAGAGCTGCCCTTCCAATCCCTCTGCACGCACACCTTCCCGCTGGAGCAATTGTCCGAGGCTTTCCAATTGCTGCGTTCGCGTCCGGATGGTTTTGTGAAAGCGCTTGTCTTCCCATGA
- a CDS encoding NAD-dependent epimerase/dehydratase family protein, which yields MDLSPKHVLIIGGAGFIGSHLVDELMVHGHRVRVLDNLSPQVHGELGTYPCYLNRDAELVIGDVRDADLLNKSLRGIDAVFHFAAAVGVGQSMYQIDTYSSINSTGTAVLLQNLIRFPVAKLIIASSMSIYGEGLYRASDGTVQAGVMRTHDQLKGGQWELIDGDGLPLSPVPTPETKQPSLASIYALTKYDQEQMCLIFGRSYGIPVAALRFFNVYGTRQALSNPYTGVLAIFASRYLNDKPPLIFEDGLQRRDFVSVHDIVRACRLALENTTDESVFNIGSGHSYSVTEVAKAMAKVVGKEDLQPIVTGKYRMGDIRHCFADIERAEKFLGYKPRVTLEQGLDELADWLQGQEAFDGVDLAKMELDKRGLTI from the coding sequence ATCGACCTATCCCCGAAGCATGTTCTCATCATAGGCGGCGCCGGCTTCATTGGTTCTCACCTTGTTGACGAGTTGATGGTTCACGGGCATCGCGTGAGGGTCCTCGATAATCTTTCTCCCCAGGTTCACGGGGAACTGGGTACGTATCCGTGTTATCTGAACCGGGACGCCGAACTTGTTATCGGAGATGTCCGCGACGCAGATCTCTTAAACAAAAGCCTTCGGGGGATAGATGCGGTATTTCATTTCGCCGCCGCCGTCGGCGTGGGCCAAAGCATGTACCAGATCGACACGTATTCGAGTATTAATTCAACAGGTACCGCGGTCCTCCTGCAGAATTTGATCCGGTTTCCGGTCGCGAAGCTGATTATTGCTTCGAGTATGAGCATTTATGGAGAGGGGCTATATCGTGCTTCCGACGGGACTGTGCAGGCGGGTGTCATGCGAACGCACGACCAGTTGAAAGGCGGCCAATGGGAATTAATTGACGGCGACGGTTTGCCTCTTAGTCCGGTACCCACTCCCGAGACCAAACAGCCATCTCTGGCTTCGATATACGCGCTGACGAAATATGATCAGGAGCAAATGTGCCTAATCTTCGGCCGCAGCTACGGCATTCCGGTGGCCGCGCTACGGTTTTTTAATGTTTACGGAACGCGGCAGGCATTATCAAACCCTTATACCGGAGTTCTTGCCATTTTCGCCTCGCGTTACCTCAACGACAAGCCGCCTCTGATCTTCGAGGACGGCCTCCAGCGGCGTGATTTCGTAAGCGTCCATGACATTGTGCGCGCCTGCCGGCTGGCCCTTGAAAACACAACGGATGAATCCGTTTTTAATATAGGAAGTGGACATTCATACTCGGTCACTGAAGTGGCGAAGGCAATGGCAAAGGTAGTCGGAAAGGAGGACCTTCAGCCGATAGTGACGGGGAAGTATCGTATGGGCGACATCAGACATTGTTTTGCAGATATCGAACGCGCTGAAAAATTCCTCGGCTACAAACCCCGAGTCACGCTTGAGCAGGGGCTCGATGAACTGGCCGACTGGCTGCAGGGTCAAGAAGCGTTTGACGGAGTGGATCTGGCCAAAATGGAATTGGACAAGCGGGGACTTACCATATGA
- a CDS encoding glycosyltransferase gives MRIGFFYHSLVSDWNHGNAHFLRGIVTELQARGHEVRVFEPWKSWSRRNLILQHGRGPLREFHMMYPNLSSTICTLKTLEQQLDGLDLVLVHEWNDHKLVSQIGRHRKQQKSFKLLFHDTHHRSITDIKAMKKYELSHYDGVLAFGNKIRNIYLSKRWIRRAWTWHEAADTRVFRPLPAERKTGDLVWIGNWGDGERTAELQKFLLRPVKALGLRAHAYGVRYPRRAVRLLRGAGIRYKGWLPNYMVPRVFAQFKITAHIPRRPYVKALPGIPTIRPFEALACGIPLICSPWRDAEHLFTAGEDYLVAGSGPEMKAHIRRLLNEPEFAEALAQHGLKTVWERHTCIHRVDELLQICAELGMRSEILAPVSMNGKLNGRIIPIELISPQAAEAQPRRMMRIRSSQKPYPKTAKRRSRRRMHSPRRRVFPELLKGGS, from the coding sequence ATGCGAATCGGCTTTTTTTATCATTCACTTGTGTCGGACTGGAACCATGGCAACGCGCATTTCCTCCGCGGGATTGTGACCGAGCTGCAGGCGCGGGGACATGAGGTGCGCGTGTTCGAGCCGTGGAAATCGTGGAGCCGCCGCAACCTGATCCTGCAGCATGGGCGCGGGCCGCTTCGCGAGTTCCACATGATGTATCCGAACCTCTCCAGCACGATCTGCACGCTCAAGACGCTTGAGCAGCAACTCGATGGACTCGATCTGGTGCTCGTTCATGAATGGAACGACCACAAGCTGGTCTCTCAGATCGGCAGACACCGGAAACAACAGAAGTCTTTCAAGCTGCTTTTCCACGATACCCATCATCGGTCTATTACCGACATCAAGGCAATGAAAAAATATGAGCTGTCTCACTATGACGGCGTGCTTGCCTTCGGGAACAAGATCAGAAACATTTATCTTTCGAAGAGGTGGATCAGGCGCGCCTGGACGTGGCACGAAGCTGCCGATACGCGCGTGTTCCGCCCGCTGCCGGCCGAGCGGAAGACCGGGGATCTGGTATGGATCGGGAATTGGGGCGACGGCGAGCGCACCGCCGAGCTTCAGAAGTTTCTGCTCAGACCGGTGAAAGCTCTCGGCCTGCGGGCGCACGCATATGGAGTGCGCTATCCAAGGCGCGCCGTCAGGCTGCTCAGAGGCGCAGGTATCCGCTACAAAGGATGGCTGCCGAATTACATGGTCCCTCGTGTTTTCGCGCAGTTCAAGATAACAGCGCACATCCCGCGGCGCCCGTATGTCAAGGCGTTGCCGGGAATCCCCACGATCAGGCCATTCGAGGCGCTCGCGTGCGGCATTCCCTTGATCTGCTCTCCCTGGAGAGATGCCGAACATCTGTTTACCGCCGGAGAAGATTACCTCGTGGCCGGGAGCGGACCGGAAATGAAAGCGCATATCCGGCGGCTTCTGAATGAGCCCGAATTTGCGGAGGCGCTGGCGCAGCATGGTTTGAAGACGGTATGGGAGCGCCACACGTGTATTCATCGGGTGGATGAGCTGCTTCAGATATGCGCAGAGCTTGGCATGCGCAGTGAGATTCTTGCGCCGGTTTCCATGAATGGGAAATTGAATGGCAGGATCATTCCGATCGAATTGATCAGTCCGCAAGCAGCGGAGGCGCAGCCGAGGCGGATGATGAGAATACGTTCGAGCCAAAAACCCTATCCGAAAACGGCAAAGAGAAGATCGAGACGCCGGATGCATTCGCCGCGCCGCCGCGTCTTTCCAGAACTTCTTAAAGGAGGGTCATGA